The genomic window ACTCTATACTGTCCGTTCCTTCTTCCGCTGGCCCATGCAACCCATCGAGAAGCCGGCGGCGCAAGCGATAGAGAAGGTTCCCGCGAGATGAAGTTCATCTGAATATGGCGAAAGCTCCCAGCATCATCGTGGTCGGCGGCGGGCTGGCGGGACTGTCCGCGACCATCAAGATCGCCGAGGCCGGCGGGCACGTGGACCTGTTCTCCATCGTCCCCGTGAAACGCTCGCACTCTGTCTGCGCCCAGGGCGGCATCAACGCCGCCAAGAACCTGAAGGGTGAGGGCGACTCCACCTGGAAGCACCTCGACGACTCTATCTACGGCGGCGACTTCCTGGCCAACCAGCCTCCGGTCAAGGACATGTGCGAGGCCGCGCCCGGCATCATCGACCTGCTCGACCGCCTGGGCGTCACCTTCAACCGCACCCCCGAGGGCCTCCTCGACTTCCGCCGCTTCGGCGGGACGCTCTACAACCGCACCGCCTTCGCCGGCGCCACCACCGGCCAGCAACTGCTCTACGCCCTCGACGAGCAGGTGCGCCGCCACGAGGACGACGGCCGGGTCACCAAGTACGAGCACTGGGAATTCCTCTCCGCTGTGCTCGATGGCAAGCGCGCCTGCCGCGGCATCTGCGCCATGGACCTGCGCTCCATGGAAGTGCGCACCTTCCCCGCCGACGCCATCATCATCTGCACCGGCGGCATCGGCGCCATCTTCGGCAAGTCCACCAACTCCGTCGTCTGTACCGGCTCGGCCCAGTCGGCGCTTTACCAGCAGGGCGCCTACTACGCCAACGGGGAGTTCATCCAGGTGCATCCCACCTGCATCCCCGGCGAGGACAAGCTGCGGTTGATGTCGGAGTCGGCGCGCGGCGAAGGCGGCCGCGTCTGGGTGCCCAAGAACAAGGGCGACCAGCGCGAGTGGAAGAGCATCCCGGAATCCGAGCGTTTCTATTTCCTCGAAGAGTGGTACCCCAAGTACGGCAACTTGGTGCCCCGGGACGTGGCCACCCGCGCCATCCACAAGGTGGTCTTCGAGCACGGCCTGGGCGTGGACGGCAAGCCCATGGTCTACCTCGACCTCACCCACATCGACCGCGCCACGCTCGACCGCAAGCTGGAAGGCATCCTCGAGATCTACGAGAAGTTCGTGGGCGACGACCCCCGCACCACGCCCATGAAGATCTTTCCCGGGACGCACTACACCATGGGCGGCCTCTGGATCGACTTCAAGCAGGCCACCAATCTCCCCGGCATTTATGCCGCCGGCGAGTGCGAGTACCAGTACCACGGGGCTAACCGCCTGGGCGCGAACTCGCTGCTCTCCTGCATCTGGGGAGGGTTCGTCGCCGGCCCCGCCGCCATGGCCTATGCTAAATTCGCCGGCGCGCCCGCTGCCAACGGCCACTTCGAGGCCGAGAAAAAACGCCAGGAGGAGATCAACGCCGGCCTGATGCGCTCCGATGGCAAGGAGAATCCCTTCCGCCTGTGGCGGGAGCTGGGTGAGTTGATGACCAAAGACTGCACCGTCATCCGCTACAACAAGACGCTGCAGCAGACCGACGTCAAGCTGGTGGAGATGCTCGAGCGCTTCACGCACATCAACCTGAGCGACCGTACGAACTGGGCCAACACTTCGGTAGTCTTCGCGCGCCAGCTCTACAACATGCTGCAGCTCGCGCGGGTCATCGCCCAGGGCGCGGCCCAGCGTGACGAGTCGCGCGGAGCGCACTACAAGCCGGACTTCCCCGAGCGCGACGATAAGAACTGGCTCAAGACCACCAAGGCGGTCTTCGCCCCCGACGCCGACGAACCCCGCTTCGAGTTCGAGCCCGTGGATACTTCGCTCATCCCGCCGCGGCCGCGGCGGTATGATGTAGCGGCCTAGAGAGGAACATGGCAGATAGGACTGTTCGCCTCCGAATCCGCCGCCAAGCCAACCCCCAGGCCAAGCCTTACTGGGAGGACTTCGAGCTGCCCTGGAAGCGAGGGATGAACGTCATCTCCGCCATGATGGAGATTGCCGCCAATCCCGTCACCAGCGCCGGCAAGCCGACCACGCCCATCACATACGATTCGAACTGTCTCGAGGAAGTCTGCGGCTCCTGCGCCATGCTCATCAACGGACGCGCCCGCATGGCCTGCTCCGCCCTGGTGGACAAGTTCGAACAACCCATCCGCCTGGAGCCTTTTTCCAAGTTCCCCGTGGTGCGCGACCTGGCCGTGGACCGCAACGTCATCTTCGAGAACCTGAAGGCGGTCAAGGCATGGATCCCGGTGGACGGCACCTACGACCTGGGCGCCGGGCCTCGCGTCTCCGCCCGCGAGCAGGAGGAGGCCTACCCCATCTCCCGCTGCATCTCCTGCTGCTGCTGCATGGAGGCCTGCCCCCAGTTCAACGACAAGACGGGCTTCGTCGGCGCCGCCACCATCGCCCAGGTGAAGCTCTTCAATACCCATCCCACCGGACGCATGCAGAAGCACGAGCGCCTGGCTGCCCTGATGGGCGACGGGGG from Terriglobales bacterium includes these protein-coding regions:
- the sdhA gene encoding succinate dehydrogenase flavoprotein subunit, translating into MAKAPSIIVVGGGLAGLSATIKIAEAGGHVDLFSIVPVKRSHSVCAQGGINAAKNLKGEGDSTWKHLDDSIYGGDFLANQPPVKDMCEAAPGIIDLLDRLGVTFNRTPEGLLDFRRFGGTLYNRTAFAGATTGQQLLYALDEQVRRHEDDGRVTKYEHWEFLSAVLDGKRACRGICAMDLRSMEVRTFPADAIIICTGGIGAIFGKSTNSVVCTGSAQSALYQQGAYYANGEFIQVHPTCIPGEDKLRLMSESARGEGGRVWVPKNKGDQREWKSIPESERFYFLEEWYPKYGNLVPRDVATRAIHKVVFEHGLGVDGKPMVYLDLTHIDRATLDRKLEGILEIYEKFVGDDPRTTPMKIFPGTHYTMGGLWIDFKQATNLPGIYAAGECEYQYHGANRLGANSLLSCIWGGFVAGPAAMAYAKFAGAPAANGHFEAEKKRQEEINAGLMRSDGKENPFRLWRELGELMTKDCTVIRYNKTLQQTDVKLVEMLERFTHINLSDRTNWANTSVVFARQLYNMLQLARVIAQGAAQRDESRGAHYKPDFPERDDKNWLKTTKAVFAPDADEPRFEFEPVDTSLIPPRPRRYDVAA
- the sdhB gene encoding succinate dehydrogenase iron-sulfur subunit encodes the protein MADRTVRLRIRRQANPQAKPYWEDFELPWKRGMNVISAMMEIAANPVTSAGKPTTPITYDSNCLEEVCGSCAMLINGRARMACSALVDKFEQPIRLEPFSKFPVVRDLAVDRNVIFENLKAVKAWIPVDGTYDLGAGPRVSAREQEEAYPISRCISCCCCMEACPQFNDKTGFVGAATIAQVKLFNTHPTGRMQKHERLAALMGDGGIQECGYAQNCVEVCPKDIPLTRAIADVGGDVMKQALVEFFRG